One segment of Streptomyces sp. TG1A-8 DNA contains the following:
- a CDS encoding glycerol-3-phosphate dehydrogenase/oxidase yields MRTATLGPAQRAEALAAMAERELDVLVVGGGVVGAGTALDAVTRGLSTGLVEARDWASGTSSRSSKLIHGGLRYLEMLDFALVREALKERGLLLERLAPHLVKPVPFLYPLRHKGWERFYAGSGVALYDAMSTARGHGRGLPLHRHLTRRHALRVAPCLKKDALVGALQYYDAQMDDARFVATLVRTAVSYGAQAANRARVTGFLREGERVVGARVLDVEGGGRYEIRARQVVNATGVWTDDTQAMVGERGQFHVRASKGVHLVVPKDRIHSTTGLILRTEKSVLFVIPWGRHWIVGTTDTGWDLDKAHPAASSADIDYLLEHVNSVLAVPLGRDDVEGVYAGLRPLLAGESDATSKLSREHTVAHPAPGLVVVAGGKYTTYRVMAKDAVDEAVHGLDARVADCVTEDVPLLGAEGYQALWNARARIAARTGLHVVRIEHLLNRYGSMAEEVLDLIAADPALGEPLRAADDYLRAEVVYAASHEGARHLDDVLTRRTRISIETFDRGTRSAREAAELMAPVLGWDADRTEREVTHYEKRVEAERESQLQPDDLTADAARLGAPDIVPL; encoded by the coding sequence GTGAGGACAGCGACTCTGGGCCCGGCGCAACGCGCCGAGGCACTGGCGGCGATGGCGGAGCGCGAACTGGACGTCCTGGTGGTCGGCGGCGGAGTGGTCGGGGCCGGCACCGCGCTGGACGCGGTCACCCGCGGCCTGTCCACCGGCCTCGTCGAGGCCCGCGACTGGGCGTCGGGCACCTCCAGCAGGTCCAGCAAACTCATCCACGGCGGCCTGCGCTACCTGGAGATGCTGGACTTCGCCCTGGTCCGCGAGGCCCTCAAGGAGCGCGGTCTCCTCCTGGAGCGGCTGGCCCCGCACCTGGTCAAACCGGTGCCGTTCCTCTACCCCCTCCGGCACAAGGGCTGGGAGCGGTTCTACGCCGGTTCGGGCGTCGCGCTCTACGACGCCATGTCCACGGCCCGCGGACACGGCCGGGGCCTGCCCCTGCACCGCCACCTGACCCGGCGTCACGCGCTGCGCGTGGCGCCCTGCTTGAAGAAGGACGCGCTGGTCGGCGCCCTGCAGTACTACGACGCCCAGATGGACGACGCCCGCTTCGTGGCGACCCTGGTGCGCACGGCGGTGTCGTACGGCGCGCAGGCGGCCAACCGTGCGCGCGTGACCGGGTTCCTGCGCGAGGGCGAGCGGGTCGTCGGCGCCCGGGTCCTGGACGTGGAGGGCGGCGGCCGGTACGAGATCCGGGCCCGGCAGGTCGTCAACGCCACCGGTGTGTGGACCGACGACACACAGGCCATGGTGGGCGAGCGCGGCCAGTTCCACGTCCGCGCATCCAAGGGCGTCCACCTGGTCGTCCCCAAGGACCGCATCCACTCCACCACCGGCCTGATCCTGCGCACCGAGAAGTCCGTCCTGTTCGTCATCCCCTGGGGCCGGCACTGGATAGTCGGCACCACCGACACCGGCTGGGACCTCGACAAGGCCCACCCGGCCGCGTCCAGCGCCGACATCGACTACCTGCTGGAACACGTCAACTCGGTGCTCGCCGTGCCGCTCGGCCGCGATGACGTGGAGGGCGTGTACGCGGGACTGCGCCCGCTGCTGGCCGGTGAGTCCGACGCCACCAGCAAGCTCTCGCGCGAACACACCGTGGCGCATCCGGCGCCGGGTCTGGTGGTCGTGGCGGGCGGCAAGTACACGACGTACCGGGTGATGGCGAAGGACGCCGTCGACGAGGCGGTGCACGGCCTCGACGCGCGCGTGGCCGACTGCGTCACCGAGGACGTCCCGCTGCTCGGCGCCGAGGGCTACCAGGCGCTGTGGAACGCCCGGGCGCGGATCGCCGCCCGCACCGGACTGCACGTGGTCCGGATCGAGCACCTGCTGAACCGGTACGGCTCCATGGCCGAGGAGGTCCTGGACCTCATCGCCGCCGACCCCGCCCTGGGCGAGCCGCTGCGGGCCGCCGACGACTACCTGCGCGCCGAGGTCGTGTACGCCGCCTCGCACGAGGGCGCCCGGCACCTGGACGACGTCCTGACCCGCCGCACCCGCATCTCCATCGAGACCTTCGACCGGGGCACCCGCAGCGCCCGCGAGGCCGCCGAGCTGATGGCACCGGTCCTCGGCTGGGACGCGGACCGGACCGAACGGGAGGTCACGCACTACGAGAAGCGGGTCGAGGCCGAGCGCGAGTCGCAGCTCCAGCCCGACGACCTGACGGCGGACGCGGCACGGCTGGGGGCACCGGACATCGTGCCGCTGTGA
- a CDS encoding nucleotide sugar dehydrogenase, whose protein sequence is MPADLAVIGLGPHGLPLAQAAVTAGIPTIGYATGPEAGSLSPAELRRMRAGGFRPVSDPAQLGRVRTAVICAPTPRGADGALDLGQVEAAARTLAEGLRPHTTVILESPVLPGTTEEFLRPLLEKGSGLRAGRDFHLAYSPSRTDPGSRDHTPAGTPKVIGGLTPACTESAAAFFGRLTDKVVRARGLREAETVQLLETNFRHVNIALVNEMAVLCHELGVDLWDVIRCAETKPFGFQAFRPGPGVGGHGVPQDLTGHASRGLRMVELAQQVNHRMPRYVVQRAAALLNEHGKSARGARVLLLGVTYKADLADLQGTPAREIATRLMELGAAVSYHDPLVASWSVLERPVPRADSLYEAAADADLTILLQQHRTYDLQGLSVKAQLLLDTRGATPTGAAHRL, encoded by the coding sequence ATGCCCGCAGACCTCGCCGTCATCGGACTCGGTCCCCACGGCCTGCCGCTCGCCCAGGCCGCCGTCACCGCCGGCATCCCGACCATCGGGTACGCCACCGGTCCCGAGGCGGGCTCGCTGAGCCCGGCCGAACTGCGCCGGATGCGCGCCGGCGGCTTCCGTCCGGTCAGCGACCCGGCCCAGCTCGGCCGGGTGCGCACGGCGGTGATCTGCGCGCCCACCCCGCGCGGCGCCGACGGCGCGCTCGACCTCGGCCAGGTGGAGGCCGCCGCGCGCACGCTGGCCGAGGGGCTGCGCCCGCACACCACGGTCATCCTGGAGTCGCCCGTGCTCCCCGGGACCACCGAGGAGTTCCTGCGTCCCCTGCTGGAGAAGGGCTCGGGGCTGCGCGCCGGCCGTGACTTCCACCTCGCCTACTCGCCCAGCCGGACGGACCCCGGCAGCCGCGACCACACCCCCGCCGGCACGCCCAAGGTCATCGGCGGCCTCACCCCCGCCTGCACCGAGTCGGCCGCCGCCTTCTTCGGGCGGCTCACGGACAAGGTGGTGCGCGCGCGGGGACTGCGCGAGGCGGAGACGGTGCAGCTGCTGGAGACCAACTTCCGGCACGTCAACATCGCGCTCGTCAACGAGATGGCCGTCCTCTGCCACGAGCTGGGTGTCGACCTGTGGGACGTCATCCGCTGCGCGGAGACCAAGCCGTTCGGCTTCCAGGCGTTCCGGCCGGGCCCCGGCGTCGGCGGGCACGGCGTCCCGCAGGACCTGACCGGGCACGCGAGCCGCGGCCTGCGCATGGTGGAGCTGGCCCAGCAGGTCAACCACCGCATGCCCCGGTACGTCGTCCAGCGCGCCGCGGCGCTCCTCAACGAGCACGGCAAGTCCGCCCGCGGCGCGCGCGTGCTGCTGCTCGGGGTCACCTACAAGGCGGACCTCGCCGACCTGCAGGGCACGCCCGCCCGGGAGATCGCGACCCGGCTGATGGAGCTGGGCGCGGCCGTCAGCTACCACGACCCGCTCGTGGCCTCCTGGAGCGTCCTGGAGCGTCCGGTCCCCCGCGCCGACTCCCTCTACGAGGCCGCCGCCGACGCGGACCTGACGATCCTGCTCCAGCAGCACCGCACGTACGACCTGCAGGGCCTGTCGGTGAAGGCCCAGCTGCTGCTGGACACGCGGGGGGCGACCCCCACCGGGGCGGCCCACCGCCTCTAG
- a CDS encoding protein kinase, which yields MDDYAGRVLADRYRLPLPPSDEYELTETPAFDTYSGQEVLVRQVLLPEVVEAEVLDAEGLPEGFTARAHGARRGPAARAATRRPSDPAVRRAVEAVQAVAGIPDHPRLDQVFDVFAEGGSLWIVSELVPARPLASLLAEEPLSPYRAAEVASDVLMALRVLHAHGWVHRNITARTVLVCDDGRVLLTGLAVGAAEEALCGYDPVPAQDAEADGAGPVLPAGGSAGGPGAGVPGAGGGPGALPGPVPGPVPAAGGPGDRGLPPSADADPEAARRAAIQARAAGGLPVPGAGGAAGGAVGTGPAGRCAPETGEDIRAARAGAIAAYRAGARAAARVQETQQNGPAELPAGRPAAGAVPALPAGAAGGPGAGRWDEPGAGGSVRRGPGTALAAERARQVRMTVVGPVTERWAPEQAVPVHENWQLAAPVGPATDLWALGALLFRAVQGHAPYPEESTAELVQLVCAEPPAFAEECGPLRPVVESLLRQDPTDRLDFEDLGGWLRSLVRSAPEPDAGSHVVPVPPDPRRLPIVRRRGELVRRWRRNGAPAAPARHKRARQEAPAARSPRSLGRTLVLLVLLLLAGAVAYAMVFMPKDGPGGAAADGHTGDSGRAGSAPSGAQPSAGQDAPDGDPPESAPAAETQTGGDPSVADGFTLRTDPDGFRVAVAKGWQRTPRNGSAQVVYAHEDFELIVVPGRDSASANGGDPMAYQRDKERELQPYRDSSWATATGLRTIEVGGRTMAEGQFTWTDDQGRDLYVRNMAILLDGRYHIVQVRGPEAERDEVTRLYEQATATYRYTG from the coding sequence GTGGACGACTACGCGGGCCGGGTGCTCGCCGACCGCTACCGCCTGCCGCTGCCCCCCTCCGACGAGTACGAACTGACCGAGACCCCGGCCTTCGACACCTACAGCGGGCAGGAAGTCCTGGTTCGCCAGGTGCTGTTGCCCGAGGTCGTCGAGGCCGAGGTGCTCGACGCGGAGGGCCTGCCCGAGGGGTTCACCGCCCGCGCGCACGGGGCGCGCCGCGGCCCGGCGGCCCGCGCCGCCACCCGCCGGCCCTCGGACCCGGCGGTGCGGCGCGCGGTCGAGGCCGTGCAGGCGGTGGCCGGCATCCCCGACCATCCGCGCCTGGACCAGGTCTTCGACGTGTTCGCCGAGGGCGGTTCGCTGTGGATCGTCAGCGAACTGGTGCCCGCGCGCCCGCTGGCCTCGCTGCTGGCCGAGGAGCCGCTGAGCCCGTACCGGGCGGCCGAGGTCGCCTCCGACGTCCTCATGGCCCTGCGGGTGCTGCACGCCCACGGCTGGGTCCACCGCAACATCACCGCCCGCACGGTCCTCGTCTGCGACGACGGCCGCGTGCTGCTGACCGGCCTCGCCGTCGGCGCGGCGGAGGAGGCGCTGTGCGGGTACGACCCGGTGCCCGCGCAGGACGCGGAGGCGGACGGTGCGGGACCGGTGCTCCCCGCGGGCGGGAGCGCCGGCGGCCCCGGTGCCGGGGTGCCCGGCGCCGGTGGCGGGCCCGGTGCGCTGCCGGGACCCGTCCCCGGACCGGTCCCGGCCGCCGGGGGTCCGGGGGACCGGGGGCTCCCGCCCTCCGCCGACGCCGATCCCGAGGCCGCGCGCCGCGCCGCGATCCAGGCGCGGGCGGCCGGCGGGCTGCCGGTGCCGGGCGCGGGCGGGGCGGCCGGCGGAGCGGTCGGCACCGGACCGGCGGGCCGGTGCGCGCCGGAGACCGGGGAGGACATCCGGGCCGCCCGCGCCGGGGCGATCGCCGCCTACCGCGCGGGAGCCCGGGCCGCGGCCCGGGTGCAGGAGACCCAGCAGAACGGCCCTGCCGAGCTGCCCGCGGGCCGCCCGGCCGCCGGGGCGGTCCCCGCCCTCCCCGCCGGTGCCGCGGGAGGGCCCGGAGCCGGACGCTGGGACGAGCCGGGTGCCGGTGGGAGCGTGCGCCGGGGGCCGGGTACCGCGCTCGCGGCCGAGCGGGCGCGCCAGGTGCGGATGACCGTGGTGGGGCCGGTGACCGAGCGCTGGGCGCCCGAGCAGGCCGTGCCCGTGCACGAGAACTGGCAGCTGGCGGCACCGGTCGGGCCCGCCACCGACCTGTGGGCCCTCGGGGCGCTGCTCTTCCGGGCCGTGCAGGGACACGCGCCCTACCCCGAGGAGTCCACGGCCGAGCTGGTGCAGCTGGTGTGCGCGGAGCCGCCCGCCTTCGCCGAGGAGTGCGGTCCGCTGCGCCCGGTCGTGGAGTCGCTGCTGCGTCAGGACCCCACCGACCGGCTGGACTTCGAGGACCTGGGGGGCTGGCTGCGCTCCCTGGTGCGTTCCGCGCCCGAACCGGACGCCGGCAGCCACGTCGTCCCCGTGCCGCCCGACCCCAGGCGGCTGCCGATCGTCCGGCGCCGCGGCGAGCTGGTGCGGCGGTGGCGCCGCAACGGCGCGCCGGCGGCCCCCGCCCGGCACAAGCGGGCCCGGCAGGAGGCTCCGGCGGCCCGTTCCCCGCGCAGTCTCGGCCGGACCCTGGTGCTGCTGGTCCTGCTCCTGCTGGCGGGCGCGGTCGCGTACGCGATGGTGTTCATGCCCAAGGACGGGCCGGGTGGCGCGGCGGCCGACGGGCACACGGGAGACTCCGGCCGGGCGGGTTCCGCGCCCTCCGGCGCGCAGCCGTCCGCCGGGCAGGACGCGCCCGACGGCGACCCACCGGAGTCCGCGCCCGCCGCGGAGACCCAGACCGGGGGGGACCCCTCCGTCGCCGACGGGTTCACCCTGCGCACCGACCCGGACGGCTTCCGCGTCGCCGTCGCCAAGGGCTGGCAGCGCACGCCCAGGAACGGCAGCGCCCAGGTGGTGTACGCGCACGAGGACTTCGAGCTGATCGTCGTACCGGGCAGGGACAGCGCCTCCGCCAACGGCGGCGACCCGATGGCCTACCAGCGGGACAAGGAGCGCGAACTCCAGCCGTACCGGGACTCCAGCTGGGCCACGGCCACCGGTCTGCGCACCATCGAGGTGGGCGGACGGACCATGGCCGAGGGCCAGTTCACCTGGACCGACGACCAGGGGCGCGACCTGTACGTGCGCAACATGGCGATCCTGCTCGACGGCCGCTACCACATCGTCCAGGTCCGCGGTCCGGAGGCCGAACGCGACGAGGTGACACGCCTGTACGAGCAGGCGACGGCGACGTACCGCTACACCGGCTGA
- a CDS encoding serine/threonine-protein kinase, whose amino-acid sequence MSEAERAGTSRQETRQDKSERRLLAGRYRLGDVLGRGGMGTVWRAEDETLGRTVAVKELRFPSNIDEEEKRRLITRTLREAKAIARIRNNSAVTVFDVVDEDDRPWIVMELVEGKSLAEVIREDGVLEPRRAAEVGLAVLDVLRSAHRQGILHRDVKPSNVLIAEDGRVVLTDFGIAQVEGDPSITSTGMLVGAPSYISPERARGHKPGPAADLWSLGGLLYAAVEGMPPYDKGSAIATLTAVMTEPLEEPRNAGPLKDVIYGLLTKDPAQRLDDAGARAMLNAVIHAPEPQAMDATRVVPLPEQSGGSEDKRGEEPGEKLRGALRSVRKAAGAAGAAAAARSGSGGTAAPGTGGVAGTPGGAAGTTSGTASGGARVPGQAGSGAAGSAAPAGRPATGTASVPHSGAGKPGSGWPVVPPPDMDLPTRPVPRAPLTDVVPRRTLVIIAVVVVLAVIGTVLVLTLGGDDQDGKGGAAGTTASAGASARHDGGSGSARSTPSDARPDGDTSASATATAGAGRDDAPSASASGKDGSGSSGPSGGGSAPVVSTHRGGQGYSIGLPEGWKYQSTGAAGDRYTGPDGQKLLIAWTGTPKGDPVADWKNQERYMVRSQYKRIGIEEVDYRGWKAADWEFTYVDGGTRYHTVDRGFVVNAHQGYALMYTAKDANWHSGLRKDTWYTLAKAFEPKS is encoded by the coding sequence ATGTCGGAGGCGGAGCGGGCGGGAACATCTCGTCAGGAGACTCGTCAGGACAAGAGCGAGCGTCGTCTCCTCGCCGGGCGGTACCGGCTGGGAGACGTGCTGGGCCGCGGTGGCATGGGCACGGTGTGGCGGGCCGAGGACGAGACCCTGGGCCGGACGGTCGCCGTCAAGGAGCTGCGGTTCCCGTCGAACATCGACGAGGAGGAGAAGCGGCGCCTGATCACGCGCACCCTGCGCGAGGCCAAGGCGATCGCCCGGATCCGCAACAACAGCGCGGTGACGGTCTTCGACGTGGTCGACGAGGACGACCGGCCGTGGATCGTCATGGAGCTGGTCGAGGGCAAGTCGCTGGCCGAGGTCATCCGCGAGGACGGCGTGCTGGAGCCCAGGCGGGCCGCCGAGGTCGGGCTCGCCGTCCTGGACGTGCTGCGCTCCGCGCACCGCCAGGGCATCCTGCACCGGGACGTCAAACCGTCCAACGTGCTCATCGCCGAGGACGGCCGGGTCGTACTCACCGACTTCGGCATCGCGCAGGTCGAGGGCGACCCGTCCATCACCTCCACCGGCATGCTCGTCGGCGCCCCCTCCTACATCTCCCCGGAGCGCGCCCGCGGGCACAAGCCGGGCCCGGCCGCCGACCTGTGGTCGCTGGGCGGCCTGCTGTACGCGGCGGTCGAGGGCATGCCGCCCTACGACAAGGGCTCGGCGATCGCCACCCTGACCGCGGTGATGACCGAGCCCCTGGAGGAGCCCAGGAACGCCGGTCCGCTCAAGGACGTCATCTACGGCCTGCTCACCAAGGACCCGGCCCAGCGGCTGGACGACGCCGGCGCCCGGGCCATGCTCAACGCCGTCATCCACGCGCCCGAGCCGCAGGCCATGGACGCCACGCGCGTGGTGCCACTGCCGGAGCAGTCCGGCGGGTCCGAGGACAAGCGGGGCGAGGAGCCGGGGGAGAAGCTGCGCGGGGCGCTGCGCTCGGTCCGCAAGGCGGCCGGGGCGGCCGGCGCGGCCGCCGCCGCGCGGTCCGGGAGCGGCGGCACGGCGGCGCCGGGCACCGGTGGCGTGGCGGGCACGCCCGGCGGGGCCGCGGGCACGACCTCCGGCACGGCTTCCGGCGGGGCGCGGGTTCCGGGACAGGCCGGCTCCGGTGCGGCGGGCTCCGCCGCACCGGCGGGCCGGCCGGCCACGGGCACCGCGTCCGTGCCCCACTCCGGTGCGGGCAAGCCGGGCTCGGGATGGCCCGTGGTGCCGCCGCCGGACATGGACCTGCCGACGCGACCGGTGCCGAGGGCACCGCTCACCGACGTGGTGCCCAGGCGCACGCTCGTGATCATCGCGGTCGTGGTCGTCCTCGCCGTGATCGGCACCGTGCTGGTCCTCACCCTCGGCGGCGACGACCAGGACGGCAAGGGCGGCGCGGCCGGCACCACGGCGAGCGCCGGCGCCTCCGCCCGGCACGACGGGGGCTCCGGCAGCGCGCGGAGCACGCCCAGCGACGCGCGGCCGGACGGGGACACCTCGGCCTCCGCCACCGCCACCGCCGGTGCGGGCCGGGACGACGCGCCGAGCGCGAGCGCCTCCGGCAAGGACGGCTCCGGGTCGTCGGGCCCGTCCGGCGGCGGGAGCGCGCCGGTGGTGTCGACGCACAGGGGCGGCCAGGGGTACTCGATCGGGCTGCCCGAGGGCTGGAAGTACCAGTCCACCGGAGCCGCCGGGGACCGTTACACCGGACCGGACGGGCAGAAGCTGCTCATCGCCTGGACCGGCACGCCCAAGGGCGACCCGGTGGCGGACTGGAAGAACCAGGAGCGCTACATGGTGCGCTCCCAGTACAAGAGGATCGGCATCGAAGAGGTGGACTACCGCGGCTGGAAGGCCGCCGACTGGGAGTTCACCTACGTGGACGGCGGCACCAGGTACCACACCGTCGACCGGGGTTTCGTCGTCAACGCCCACCAGGGCTACGCGCTGATGTACACCGCGAAGGACGCGAACTGGCACAGCGGCCTGCGCAAGGACACCTGGTACACGCTGGCGAAGGCCTTCGAGCCCAAGTCGTGA
- a CDS encoding GuaB3 family IMP dehydrogenase-related protein, whose protein sequence is MTEIEIGRGKRGRRAYAFDDIAVVPSRRTRDPKEVSITWQIDAYRFELPFLAAPMDSVVSPATAIRIGELGGLGVLNLEGLWTRHEDPQPLLDEIAELPAERATRRLQEIYAAPVKEELIGARIKEVRDSGVVTAAALSPQRTAQFSKAVVDAGVDIFVIRGTTVSAEHVSSSHEPLNLKQFIYELDVPVIVGGCATYTAALHLMRTGAAGVLVGFGGGAAHTTRNVLGIQVPMATAVADVAAARRDYMDESGGRYVHVIADGGVGWSGDLPKAIACGADAVMMGSPLARGTDAPGQGHHWGMEAVNEELPRGEKVALGTVGTIEEILTGPSHKPDGSMNFFGALRRAMATTGYSELKEFQRVEVTVADSQHRR, encoded by the coding sequence GTGACTGAGATCGAGATCGGGCGCGGCAAGCGCGGCCGCAGGGCGTACGCCTTCGACGACATCGCCGTCGTCCCCAGCCGCCGTACGCGGGACCCGAAGGAGGTCTCGATCACCTGGCAGATCGACGCCTACCGCTTCGAGCTGCCGTTCCTGGCCGCCCCCATGGACTCGGTCGTCTCCCCGGCCACCGCGATCCGCATCGGTGAGCTGGGCGGCCTCGGCGTACTCAACCTCGAAGGCCTGTGGACCCGGCACGAGGACCCGCAGCCGCTGCTGGACGAGATCGCCGAGCTGCCCGCCGAGCGGGCGACCCGCCGCCTGCAGGAGATCTACGCGGCGCCCGTCAAGGAGGAGCTGATCGGCGCCCGCATCAAGGAGGTGCGCGACTCCGGCGTCGTCACGGCGGCCGCGCTCTCCCCGCAGCGCACCGCCCAGTTCTCCAAGGCGGTCGTGGACGCGGGCGTGGACATCTTCGTCATCCGGGGCACGACCGTCTCGGCGGAGCACGTGTCGTCCTCGCACGAGCCGCTGAACCTGAAGCAGTTCATCTACGAGCTCGACGTCCCGGTGATCGTCGGCGGCTGCGCCACCTACACCGCGGCACTGCACCTCATGCGCACCGGCGCCGCCGGTGTCCTGGTCGGCTTCGGCGGCGGCGCCGCGCACACCACGCGCAACGTCCTCGGCATCCAGGTGCCGATGGCCACCGCGGTCGCCGACGTGGCCGCCGCCCGCCGCGACTACATGGACGAGTCCGGCGGCCGGTACGTGCACGTGATCGCGGACGGCGGGGTCGGCTGGTCCGGCGACCTCCCCAAGGCGATCGCCTGCGGCGCCGACGCCGTGATGATGGGCTCCCCGCTGGCCCGGGGCACGGACGCGCCGGGCCAGGGCCACCACTGGGGCATGGAGGCGGTCAACGAGGAGCTGCCCCGCGGCGAGAAGGTCGCCCTGGGCACGGTCGGCACCATCGAGGAGATCCTCACCGGCCCGTCCCACAAGCCCGACGGCTCGATGAACTTCTTCGGCGCCCTGCGCCGTGCCATGGCCACGACCGGCTACAGCGAGCTGAAGGAGTTCCAGCGCGTCGAGGTCACGGTGGCGGACAGCCAGCACCGGCGCTGA
- a CDS encoding serine hydrolase, giving the protein MPTLRTLLSIPVLLVLLFAPSASGGATTAGATRAVLRLLVTEGGAPAAALLDQDADGSRYTAAGRGITASDHFRAGSITKTFLATVVLQLAAEHRLSLSDTVERHLPGLLREGGTDGRRTTLRALLTHTSGLADFTRTTHGAVALTPLQAVHTAIALPPGRPGRYSYSNTNYVVLGMVVRQVTGHPYAVEARRRIIAPLGLTGTSFPGSRRSLPSPHGHAYSADGTDVTALDPRVAGAAGELVTTLADLNRFYAALLGGRLLPPRRLREMLGTRAAHGAYGMGIFPVRLPCGVTVWGHNGRIPGSYVRSAATADGRRVLTFRVNTDAFADPRLERALLAAAFCPRTG; this is encoded by the coding sequence ATGCCGACGCTTCGGACACTGCTGTCCATACCGGTGCTCCTGGTCCTGCTGTTCGCGCCCAGCGCCTCCGGTGGCGCCACCACGGCCGGCGCCACGCGGGCGGTGCTCCGGCTGCTGGTGACCGAGGGCGGGGCCCCGGCCGCCGCCCTGCTGGACCAGGACGCGGACGGCTCCCGCTACACGGCCGCCGGCCGGGGCATCACCGCCTCCGACCACTTCCGCGCCGGCAGCATCACCAAGACCTTCCTGGCGACGGTGGTGCTGCAACTGGCCGCGGAGCACCGGCTCTCCCTGTCCGACACCGTGGAGCGGCACCTGCCCGGCCTGCTGCGCGAAGGCGGCACCGACGGACGGCGCACCACCCTGCGCGCCCTGCTCACCCACACCAGCGGACTCGCCGACTTCACCCGGACCACGCACGGCGCCGTGGCCCTGACGCCCCTTCAGGCCGTCCACACCGCTATCGCCCTCCCCCCGGGCCGCCCGGGCCGCTATTCCTACTCCAACACCAACTACGTCGTGCTCGGCATGGTCGTCCGGCAGGTCACCGGCCACCCGTACGCCGTCGAGGCCCGGCGCCGGATCATCGCTCCGCTGGGTCTGACGGGCACCTCCTTCCCCGGATCCCGCAGGTCCCTGCCCTCGCCGCACGGCCACGCCTACTCGGCCGACGGCACCGACGTCACCGCGCTCGACCCGCGGGTGGCCGGGGCCGCGGGCGAGCTGGTGACCACGCTGGCCGACCTGAACCGCTTCTACGCGGCCCTGCTGGGCGGCCGGCTGCTGCCCCCGCGCCGGCTGCGCGAGATGCTCGGCACCCGTGCCGCGCACGGGGCGTACGGCATGGGGATCTTCCCGGTGAGGCTTCCGTGCGGTGTGACGGTGTGGGGGCACAACGGTCGGATACCCGGAAGCTACGTGCGCAGTGCAGCCACCGCCGACGGCCGGCGCGTCCTCACCTTCCGCGTGAACACGGACGCGTTCGCGGATCCCCGGCTGGAGCGGGCCCTGCTCGCCGCCGCGTTCTGCCCCCGCACCGGATAG